From Glycine soja cultivar W05 chromosome 4, ASM419377v2, whole genome shotgun sequence, the proteins below share one genomic window:
- the LOC114410823 gene encoding uncharacterized protein LOC114410823 codes for MTAQSRQKSYQDKRRKDLEFEVGDHVFLRVTPWTGVGGALKSQKLTPRFIGSIQILKRLHKYIHDPSHVIELDDVQVKENLRYETLPLRIEDKRTKHLRWKEISLVKVIWGGASGEDTTWELESEARSLSNLV; via the exons ATGACTGCTCAAagtaggcagaagagctatcaGGACAAGAGGAGGAAAGACTTGGAATTTgaggttggtgatcatgtattcttgagagtcactccGTGGACTGGGGTTGGTGGAGCATTGAAATCCCAAAAACTCACACCTCGTTTTATTGGTTCTATCCAAATTCTCAAAAGA CTCCATAAGTATATTCATGATCCATCtcatgtgattgaattggaTGACGTACAAGTGAAGGAGAACTTGAGATATGAAACATTGCCTTTGAGGATTGAGGATAAGCGAACAAAGCACTTAAGATGGAAAGAGATTTCGTTGGTCAAAGTGATATGGGGAGGTGCATCAGGAGAAGACACCACGTGGGAACTAGAGTCAGAAGCGAGAAGCCTGTCCAACCTTGTTTGA